TGTgggcctttccccctccccagggctgggagccgggacctAGGTGGGTGGGATCTGGCAGGTGCGTCTGCAGGGAAAGGCCTAATCAGGCACGGAGACAGCTCCGCAAAAAatctgctctgcaaaaatcctGGATATTGCCTCTGATTTGAAAAATCCACCTGCACAGAGGGTGGAGGATCAAAAAAAGGGTCATGTCTGGGAAAACCCAACCTATGGTAACCCTAACTTGAGCTATATGATATTGctatgaaactgactagaaaaaCACTGACAGGGCCCCTCTGCTTTCACTGTCCAGGTTGGGGAAAATGCAAACATACTAATTTACCGAACTGTTTAAATTAGGGTCTTAAAGCTATTCATAGTTAATTCGGTCCCTACTGGtaacagagcagagctgggtttTAAAATATCTGATCTTTAATCCAGCAGTGACTGACATGTCCCTGTGAGGAAATTTTGTTCCAACACAAACTCACACCAGCAAGCAAGGGACCCCATTAGCCCTTTTGTACCACAGGCATCCCTCAGCAGCCCTCCATGACAGGACATCAGGGTAGCTAGAGTGTGCATACACAGAGACCCCTGCACCCTTTGTCCATGCCCTGACAGGGGGCTCTCTGCTGGCCCTGTGGCAGGCATCCATACACTGGGAATGGGCCAAGATCTTCACAGAGAGGCTATATGGTTGACATTCTAAGAGCTATAATGGGGCTGAGGAGCTGTCCCCTACCCATTACTTATATTTGATCATCCCACGCTTACCAGGTTGCTCTATGCTACAAACGCTACCTGTGGCTGAAACCAGGCCAGGATGCAGCTTAGCTGCAAGGTTAGACAAGAACAGCATCCATTCCAGCAGCACCCATAGCTGACGCTCTGTGTTAGAAACTGGGGCTCTGGCTAGTGCAGGCCACGCTGAGGTTGTACTTGTGTATCCAGCGCACCAGGGGGTGAGCTGTAGGCAGCGATGCTGGCAttgaatcacaagctaaacaaAATTGGCTCCTCCATACCGGTGCAAACCAAGTAACGCAACGGGAACCTGCCCCTTATCAACTTGGGACCCGATCCTGCAAGTGCTTACAGCTTGCAGGATCACGTGTATCATGCAAAGCATGGGTGTAAGTGACTGCAGGCTAGGGGCCTGGGTCAGTCAGTGTTGTGTCCCATTACCCATTCCTATGAAGGATTCACAACACTGAGCGCAGGGTGGTGTGGCTTATAGTGCTTCCCGCAGATGGCTCACTAATTGACACTTTTTACATGTGTTTCAGTTGCAGAGAATCATAGCTGAGAGTGTAGCTAATAAGAAGGATTTACCCGCCGCAGGAGAAACACAGCCTACAGGCATCCTATTCAGACCATCCCTGCCATCTGGAAACACAGCCCTCTGGTTTCTGACCCGGGAGCTGCAGCAAGTGATGAGAGAGAATCAGAGTCTACGGCAGCATGTTGAGGACTTGACAAAGAAAGTGTCCGCGATGGAGTCTAGATTGGCCCGTCTAGagcaagccccagccccagctgtgactGGACTCCCCACAGGCACTGTCCTGATTCCCAAGGTGGGGGAGATCCAGATACCCCTGGCAGAGATGGGTGAAATGAGGACAATGGATTGTGGGAGAACTGGAACCAATTTGCCAGCTGGACACCCTGAGGCTGTGGAATCAGGAGAGGTTCCATCTACCCCTGAGGGACAGTCCCCGCCACATAAccctcctgcagcagccagcataCCCGACAGCTCCCTCCTGCGCATCTCCCCTCAGGAGGACAGGAGACTGTTTGAGGAGGCCAAGGGCAACATTGCCAAGTATGCCCTGGCAGTGTTCAGACACACGATGCCTCGGGATTATTACCAGCAGTGGCGGGGAAAGGCCAACGTGTCTGGCACTTACCAGAAAgctgccctgtcacccaatctgGTGAATGCAGCGTTCAAAGCGACAAAGAGATGGAAGCCAAAGCTGGCAGGCAAAGACTATAGTAACATCAAAATCCAGATCAACAACCTCATGCGATCCCGGAAGAGCAGAAGCCTGGTTCTGTCTACAGGGCAGAGGTAACTGCACAGCTCCCCCCAGTATCCGGGCTTTGGATCCTGCAATTGAGAAACCAGTCAGCACTTTGAATCTCCCCAGGGCTCCCATGGGAGCTGCACCTAAGTTAGGCCTAGTGGAACAGCACAATATGGATCCCAGGGGTTTGCTCTTTGGGAGCCATTGTTGTTTTATCTTCCTTAAACCAAGGATGGGATCAATGAAGCAGTGCTGCCAAAGGACACTTACCAAATGTTGGTAAGACTTTCACTATCCATGATGATGAACACAGTATAATTGTCTTAAGTAGATTCGCTAGTCTGAAGTGTCTTTGCAAGTCAATGTGAGGTAGGTAAGAATTATTATCCCAAGCATTGGTAACCTCTTTCAGATTGCCAGGAGTTAGAAACCTCAGGTTTAATTAATGTACAGCATTGGGATCCTTGGAGCTAGAAGGATGGTTTCCAACTTGTGGAACGTGCCCCCCTCCATTTAATTTTTAGCAAATTGGTGGTCACTTGTTAAGAGCAAAGCAATGttttgatgtcagtgaaatgttgTATTCCCTTGACTTGTAATTCTAAAAATGCTGTGTACAGTTGTAATAAAATCGATCATTTAATACAGGCTGTTCACTTTCTGGAGTAGGTTCATTTGACTGGACACAACCTAAAATGTTGAGAGAACTTGTTAAGCCTCATATTGTCCACCTTAACTCCCTTTCCAAGGGATGGtaacattattcccattttataccAATGGACAAGATGAATTCTCTTACCCTTTTGCAAAATGGAGATCATTCACTCTGGGCAAAATTCACCCCTCTGCCTAGGGCTAGTACAAGCCCCAGGCACCATATATGCCCTCAAAATAGAATCTCACATATTCTGCTGGTCCTCTGCCCAGGGTGAATTTTCACTCGCCAAAGTTTGTTCCATGTATGCACATGAACCCCCAGCAGGCTTGCTACAGCCCCAAGTACTGATCCAGGGGCTTGTTAGCGGCAGGGAGTTGGCTCAGTACCTCAAGAGGAACATAACCTAgatgggagggggaatgggaaatGCAGAGGTGCTGGAGTGAAGGGGAGCATTTATGAAGGTATGAAATAGCCCCCTTTGTTCCTGCTTCCTTAGGGTggaaggaccagatcctcaggggTACTTAAGCAAATTCAAACGTACACACTGATTTAGGAGTTAGGTGCTTAGTGCTttagtacctttgaggatctgggcctaagttctTCCCCTTCCCAGTCACACTACCTTCGCTGGCATGTCCCCTGTACCAACCCTTTCACCAGCTCTGATTTTCATAGCTGTGTCCACCCTAGGCCTTTCCCGCCACTCACATTTCCCACTACTGCTCGTGGCTGTGCAGTGCCATCAGCAGCGCTAGCATTTGCATAGGCTGGGCACTGCTGGCTTTTTAACCAGCACATCACCAAGCTCTGCTCAAAGGAGGGTCTAGACGACGTGGTGTTAGCACTTGATCTCTGCTCGGGCTCCCAAACAGGTCACCTGAGGAGCTGCCGCAGAGGGGAGCTTGAGAGGGAAAGCTGAGCATTGTTTCTGGACCATTGGTACAAAACACACAAGAGGAGCAGCATTGAGATATTGCCCTTGCTCGGAGAGCAGATTTTGCAGCCTACTTAGCTGTATCTTTGGCAATAATTGGCTTTGTTACACTACTCATTTCCTAGCTCAGTAGCAGAGTGACGGAGGCTGTTCCAGCTCTTGGGGCCAGCACGCAGGCTTTGGCCATGGCCACACTTTGGCCTTTTCTATTCAGTAGCCATTTCTCCACCAGCAGGAGCCAGCAATCCATGTTTCTTAATCAGCATTGGCCTCTCTATGAAGATAAAGGCATGCAAGGGTTGCACCAATTGAGCTCATCAGGGTTTACCCTGATCAGTACAAACCATACTTGCCCTTGTCTAGATGCTGTAGGACTGGGGCAAGTAGCCCTATTGCTGACAACCGATGGCTGGTCAGGGCCATTCCTGAGCACAGAGAAGGCCTTTGCTCACCATGCTCCCTGCATCTGGGCTGTGTCCATGCTAGGTAAGTGTGGGCTTCTTAGGATGGGAAACTGAAGTCACAGCATTGCCAGCTCTCATTTTATTGCGAGTTTTGCAATATTTTATGTTCTACTTGAATCCCCAATTCCTGGAATCAGGTGATCATGTGAGTCTCTGCttccatttattaaaaacaaacaaacaaaaaaacaaaacaaaaaacacgtTTCTAGTCCTTTGGGGTGCAGAGtagagtttgaaaatgtgacctaaatGCACCCTAAAGGCAAAGAACAAAATCTTGCATTTTACCGTTGTAACATAActaattagtttttaaaactcATGTCATTTTGGGTACTGGACTCATGATTTTTCAACATTTGAGGTTGGTGGTACTGGAATTTTTGCTCTCAACATTTTCAGGTTGGTTCCTCTGTTGCCTCCTGGCATCCAACCACAGCAGAAGTCTCTACTACGATCAACAGTGACAAAGTTAACAGTGCTGACATTTGAATGTGTTACAATTCAACCTCAGTGTTCTAGAGAGGAATGGATTGATTTGCACCTTTCAGCGGTATTGTCGGAGTGGGTCTTTTTGAAGCTCAGTAGCAGCTGTCTCAGGTCACAACTTCGCATTCACAAAGAAGAGGGCTGGaaatttaattttggttttaaatgaaaatccatttaaaaaaaagaaacagcagccATGAGAGAGACTAAACCCTCATCAGCCATGGAACTGCCACCTCTGGCCGGGTTCATTAAATAGCAGCAGAAGCTGGAGATTTTTGATTTTTGCATAATTACATTCATGGCATTAGTCAAATTTTCTATTCAGTCAAAAACAGGACAAGAGAAATTGATTAGTTtaacagtggggtggggagagggaaaaaaaaaaaaaagccagaggcTGAAAAGGGCTCAACGTATTATCGAAGCATGCACACTGGAAGATAATTCCTATAGTCTCTTAGCACAGCCAGTTGTAATTTCTAACCAGGACCAACTGCTAAAGAACACAGCAAACTCAGAGACGGTTAAAACAAATATACTG
This portion of the Chelonia mydas isolate rCheMyd1 chromosome 13, rCheMyd1.pri.v2, whole genome shotgun sequence genome encodes:
- the LOC122462636 gene encoding uncharacterized protein LOC122462636, giving the protein MPHWPYKLQRIIAESVANKKDLPAAGETQPTGILFRPSLPSGNTALWFLTRELQQVMRENQSLRQHVEDLTKKVSAMESRLARLEQAPAPAVTGLPTGTVLIPKVGEIQIPLAEMGEMRTMDCGRTGTNLPAGHPEAVESGEVPSTPEGQSPPHNPPAAASIPDSSLLRISPQEDRRLFEEAKGNIAKYALAVFRHTMPRDYYQQWRGKANVSGTYQKAALSPNLVNAAFKATKRWKPKLAGKDYSNIKIQINNLMRSRKSRSLVLSTGQR